A region of Epinephelus fuscoguttatus linkage group LG1, E.fuscoguttatus.final_Chr_v1 DNA encodes the following proteins:
- the prickle2b gene encoding prickle-like protein 2b — protein MPVEMEKTVTKLMYDFQRNSTSDDDSGCALEEYAWVPPGLKPEQVHQYYSSLPEDKVPYVNSPGEKYRIKQLLHQLPPHDNEVRYCNGLDDEEKRELKLFSNQRKRENLGRGNVRPFPVTMTGAICEQCGGQINGGDIAVFASRAGHGVCWHPACFVCSMCNELLVDLIYFYQDGKIYCGRHHAERLKPRCTACDEIILADECTEAEGRHWHMKHFCCFECETVLGGQRYIMKEGRPYCCSCFESLYAEYCDSCGEHIGIDQGQMTYDGQHWHATEGCFCCARCKRSLLGRPFLPKQGQIFCSRSCSLGEEPNGSDSSDSAFQSARSTRESRRSSKAGKSGGGGVQTERFSGEVDPLSLQMDLLSLSSQTPSLTREPPAWQNQEQAGDGYDYESQSDPVANPTPLQLLSQCNVRTAYNPACSGPNNQQQDHRIKENGGLKRPPISAMKGHSLNEMWFQQPAPEEYYPPKLRTQKSFTEVSHCSQHHNGFSSDKRSISLHGFQRDREVGPPAATQVARSRNPINALNFTEQLTPLEQTPRGSMESLALSNATGNSADGGGKRQEHLSRFSMPDLSKDSGMNVSEKSNMDTLNSSVQFRSSESIHSLTANQPYMEMDPPRSSQYQVQYCDPPGMGVGMGMNHLPPGFTFQEEDRVSLVSSANAARLPPISERRMGGVGGGRGASIRIDAPDDTPQRRRHHHRSRRSRRSRSENALNLVAERRVRPQERPQLCVREDYDRFPPPRSARDQFGIGGGGGRYQPQPFRQCPRTTSDLTLQNPGASRRTGLNQYSWDDYDDDGWCSTCSSSSESEDEGYFLGEPIPRPIQLRYLSNQELVHKYNNAGIGGPNRSGQLHTRKRRKSKNCIIS, from the exons ATGCCTGTAGAGATGGAGAAGACGGTCACCAAGCTGATGTACGACTTCCAGAGGAACTCCACGTCGGACGACGACTCCGGCTGTGCCCTGGAGGAGTACGCCTGGGTTCCACCTGGACTCAAACCTGAGCAG GTCCACCAGTACTACAGCTCCCTGCCCGAGGACAAGGTGCCCTATGTGAACAGCCCTGGAGAGAAATACCGCATCAaacagctgctccatcagctcCCACCCCACGACAATGAG gtACGCTACTGTAATGGTCTGGATGACGAGGAAAAGCGAGAACTGAAGCTCTTCAGTAACCAACGGAAACGGGAGAACCTGGGCCGCGGCAACGTCCGTCCGTTCCCCGTGACGATGACGGGAGCAATCTGCGAACAG tGCGGAGGCCAGATAAATGGTGGCGACATTGCTGTATTCGCATCACGGGCAGGTCACGGCGTGTGTTGGCATCCAGCCTGCTTCGTGTGCAGCATGTGCAACGAGCTCCTGGTGGACCTCATCTACTTCTACCAGGATGGGAAGATCTACTGTGGCCGGCACCACGCTGAGAGGCTCAAGCCGCGCTGCACAGCCTGTGATGAG ATCATCCTTGCGGACGAGTGCACTGAGGCAGAGGGGCGTCACTGGCACATGAAGCACTTCTGCTGTTTCGAGTGCGAGACTGTGCTGGGGGGCCAGCGCTACATCATGAAGGAGGGACGGCCCTACTGCTGCTCCTGCTTCGAGTCCCTCTACGCAGAGTACTGTGACTCCTGTGGGGAACACATTG GCATTGACCAAGGCCAGATGACATATGATGGGCAGCACTGGCACGCCACTGAGGGCTGCTTTTGCTGCGCCCGCTGTAAACGCTCTCTGCTGGGTCGGCCTTTCTTGCCTAAGCAAGGTCAAATCTTCTGCTCACGCTCCTGCAGTCTCGGGGAGGAGCCCAATGGCTCGGACTCCTCGGATTCGGCCTTCCAAAGCGCTCGTTCCACCAGAGAGTCCAGACGCAGCTCCAAGGCAGGGAagagtggaggaggtggagttCAGACTGAGAGATTTTCAGGGGAGGTAGACCCTCTGTCTTTACAAATGGATCTTCTGAGTCTCTCCAGCCAAACGCCCAGTTTGACTCGCGAGCCACCTGCCTGGCAGAACCAAGAACAAGCAGGTGACGGCTATGATTATGAATCCCAATCAGACCCAGTTGCCAACCCCACCCCTCTCCAGCTCCTCAGCCAGTGCAATGTCAGGACTGCCTATAACCCCGCCTGCTCTGGTCCGAATAATCAACAGCAGGATCATAGGATCAAGGAAAACGGAGGTTTAAAGAGACCACCCATCTCAGCCATGAAGGGACACTCCCTGAATGAGATGTGGTTCCAACAGCCAGCTCCTGAAGAGTATTATCCACCCAAACTGAGGACCCAAAAGAGCTTCACTGAAGTGTCCCATTGCTCTCAGCACCACAACGGCTTCTCTTCTGACAAGCGCTCCATCAGTTTGCACGGCTTTCAAAGGGACAGAGAGGTGGGGCCTCCAGCGGCGACCCAGGTGGCAAGAAGCAGGAACCCCATCAATGCACTTAACTTCACAGAGCAACTGACCCCTCTGGAGCAGACCCCAAGAGGATCCATGGAGTCCCTGGCCCTGTCCAATGCAACAG GCAACTCCGCAGATGGAGGAGGAAAGCGTCAGGAGCACCTTTCTCGTTTCTCCATGCCGGACCTGAGCAAAGACTCTGGAATGAACGTGTCAGAGAAAAGCAACATGGACACCCTCAATTCCTCAGTGCAGTTTCGTAGCTCTGAGTCTATTCACAGCCTCACGGCTAATCAGCCCTACATGGAAATGGATCCTCCCAGGTCCTCCCAGTACCAGGTGCAGTACTGCGACCCCCCAGGCATGGGTGTTGGTATGGGTATGAATCATTTACCACCTGGCTTCACCTTCCAGGAGGAGGACAGGGTGAGTTTGGTAAGCAGCGCCAATGCTGCCCGCCTACCACCCATCAGTGAGCGAAGGATGGGTGGTGTCGGTGGTGGAAGGGGAGCCAGTATCCGGATAGATGCTCCGGATGATACTCCCCAGAGGCGCCGCCACCACCACCGCTCTCGGAGATCCCGTCGGTCTCGTTCAGAAAACGCTCTTAACTTGGTGGCAGAGCGAAGGGTGAGACCTCAAGAAAGACCGCAGTTGTGTGTCCGTGAGGATTATGACCGTTTCCCGCCGCCAAGGAGCGCCAGGGACCAGTTCGGaataggaggaggagggggaagatACCAGCCCCAACCCTTCAGGCAGTGCCCCAGAACCACTTCAGACCTGACTCTTCAGAACCCTGGGGCCAGCCGACGCACTGGCTTGAACCAATACTCCTGggatgattatgatgatgatggctgGTGCTCTACTTGCTCTTCATCCTCCGAATCAGAGGATGAAGGTTACTTCCTGGGTGAGCCGATCCCTAGACCCATCCAGCTGCGCTACCTCAGCAACCAGGAGCTTGTCCATAAGTACAACAACGCAGGGATCGGAGGACCCAACCGCAGTGGGCAGTTACACACCCGCAAACGCAGAAAAAGCAAGAACTGCATTATCTCTTAA